A window from Camelus dromedarius isolate mCamDro1 chromosome 9, mCamDro1.pat, whole genome shotgun sequence encodes these proteins:
- the NOP53 gene encoding ribosome biogenesis protein NOP53 isoform X2, which yields MAAGSSGGGGRHGSKNEANSGFLGLRPTSVDPALRRRRRGPRNKKRGWRRLAQEPLGLEVDQFLEDVRLQERTSGGLISEAPDEKLFFVDTGCKNKELSKKRTKGQKKSLLLKKPLRVDLILENTSKVPVPKDVLAHQVPNAKKLKRKEQLWERLAKQGELPREVRRAQARLLNPPAARVKPRPQDTIERPFYDLWAKDNPLDRPLEGQDEFFLEQTKKKGVKRPQHLHTKPSQAPAVEAAPAGASYNPSFEDHQTLLWAAHEVELQRQKEAEKLERQLAPPTAEQAATQESTFREMCQGLLEESDGEGEPEPGEGQDEGPKTGGDSAAGAEASPPAVRLAPSEKKTEQQRRREKAARMLRVQQAQVRAARLQHQELFRLRGIKAQVARRLAELARRRERRQARRLAEADKPRRLGRLKYQDPDIDVQLSAELSDSLRTLKPEGSVLRDRFKSFQRRNMIEPRERAKFKRKYKVKLVERRAFREVQ from the exons ATGGCGGCGGGAAGCAGTGGCGGTGGCGGCAGGCACGGCTCGAAAAATGAGGCCAATTCCGGCTTCCTGGGGCTGCGGCCCACTTCGGTGGACCCGgcgctgaggcggcggcggcgaggcCCAAGAAATAAGAAGCGGGGCTGGCGGCGGCTCGCTCAGGAGCCGCTGGGACTGGAGGTCGACCAGTTCCTGGAGGACGTGCGGCTGCAGGAGCGCACGAGCGG TGGCTTGATATCAGAGGCGCCCGATGAAAAACTCTTCTTCGTGGACACAGGCTGCAAGAATAAAG agCTGAGTAAGAAGAGGACCAAAGGCCAGAAGAAGTCATTGCTTCTTAAGAAACCCCTTCGGGTTGACCTCATCCTAGAGAACACATCCAAGGTCCCAGTCCCCAAAGA CGTCCTTGCCCACCAGGTCCCCAACGCCAAGAAGCTCAAGCGGAAGGAGCAGCTATGGGAGAGGTTGGCGAAGCAGGGCGAGCTGCCCCGGGAGGTGCGCAGGGCGCAGGCCCGGCTCCTCAACCCTCCTGCAGCCAGAGTCAAGCCCAGGCCGCAGGACACCATCGAGCGGCCCTTCTATGACCTCTGGGCCAAAGACA ACCCTCTGGACCGGCCCTTGGAAGGTCAGGATGAATTTTTCCTGGAGCAGACCAAGAAGAAAGGAGTAAAG CGGCCGCAGCATCTCCACACCAAGCCCTCCCAAGCGCCTGCTGTGGAGGCGGCACCTGCGGGAGCCTCCTACAACCCATCCTTTGAGGACCACCAG acCCTGCTCTGGGCAGCCCATGAGGTGGAGCTGCAGCgacagaaggaggcagagaagctgGAGCGGCAGCTGGCCCCGCCCACCGCAGAGCAGGCTGCTACTCAG GAGTCCACTTTCCGGGAGATGTGCCAGGGGCTGCTGGAGGAGTCGGATGGGGAAGGGGAGCCAGAGCCGGGTGAGGGCCAGGACGAGGGGCCAAAGACTGGAGGAGACTCAGCCGCTGGAGCAGAGGCCTCACCCCCCGCTGTCCGCCTGGCCCCCTCGGAGAAGAAGACagagcagcagcggcggcgggaGAAGGCCGCCCGGATGCTG AGGGTACAGCAGGCCCAGGTGCGGGCTGCCCGGCTCCAGCACCAGGAGCTCTTCAGGCTGCGTGGGATCAAGGCCCAGGTGGCGCGGCGGCTGGCGGAGCTGGCGCGGCGGCGGGAGCGGCGGCAGGCGCGGCGGCTGGCGGAGGCGGATAAGCCCCGCAGGCTGGGGCGGCTGAA GTATCAGGACCCTGACATTGACGTGCAGCTCAGCGCTGAGCTGTCTGACTCACTGAGGACCCTGAAG CCCGAGGGCAGCGTCCTCCGCGACCGCTTCAAGAGCTTCCAGAGGAGAAACATGATCGAGCCAAGGGAGCGAGCCAA GTTCAAGCGCAAGTACAAAGTGAAGCTGGTGGAGAGGCGGGCGTTCCGCGAGGTCCAGTGA
- the NOP53 gene encoding ribosome biogenesis protein NOP53 isoform X1: protein MAAGSSGGGGRHGSKNEANSGFLGLRPTSVDPALRRRRRGPRNKKRGWRRLAQEPLGLEVDQFLEDVRLQERTSGGLISEAPDEKLFFVDTGCKNKELSKKRTKGQKKSLLLKKPLRVDLILENTSKVPVPKDVLAHQVPNAKKLKRKEQLWERLAKQGELPREVRRAQARLLNPPAARVKPRPQDTIERPFYDLWAKDNPLDRPLEGQDEFFLEQTKKKGVKRPQHLHTKPSQAPAVEAAPAGASYNPSFEDHQTLLWAAHEVELQRQKEAEKLERQLAPPTAEQAATQESTFREMCQGLLEESDGEGEPEPGEGQDEGPKTGGDSAAGAEASPPAVRLAPSEKKTEQQRRREKAARMLRVQQAQVRAARLQHQELFRLRGIKAQVARRLAELARRRERRQARRLAEADKPRRLGRLKYQDPDIDVQLSAELSDSLRTLKPEGSVLRDRFKSFQRRNMIEPRERAKFKRKYKVKLVERRAFREVQL, encoded by the exons ATGGCGGCGGGAAGCAGTGGCGGTGGCGGCAGGCACGGCTCGAAAAATGAGGCCAATTCCGGCTTCCTGGGGCTGCGGCCCACTTCGGTGGACCCGgcgctgaggcggcggcggcgaggcCCAAGAAATAAGAAGCGGGGCTGGCGGCGGCTCGCTCAGGAGCCGCTGGGACTGGAGGTCGACCAGTTCCTGGAGGACGTGCGGCTGCAGGAGCGCACGAGCGG TGGCTTGATATCAGAGGCGCCCGATGAAAAACTCTTCTTCGTGGACACAGGCTGCAAGAATAAAG agCTGAGTAAGAAGAGGACCAAAGGCCAGAAGAAGTCATTGCTTCTTAAGAAACCCCTTCGGGTTGACCTCATCCTAGAGAACACATCCAAGGTCCCAGTCCCCAAAGA CGTCCTTGCCCACCAGGTCCCCAACGCCAAGAAGCTCAAGCGGAAGGAGCAGCTATGGGAGAGGTTGGCGAAGCAGGGCGAGCTGCCCCGGGAGGTGCGCAGGGCGCAGGCCCGGCTCCTCAACCCTCCTGCAGCCAGAGTCAAGCCCAGGCCGCAGGACACCATCGAGCGGCCCTTCTATGACCTCTGGGCCAAAGACA ACCCTCTGGACCGGCCCTTGGAAGGTCAGGATGAATTTTTCCTGGAGCAGACCAAGAAGAAAGGAGTAAAG CGGCCGCAGCATCTCCACACCAAGCCCTCCCAAGCGCCTGCTGTGGAGGCGGCACCTGCGGGAGCCTCCTACAACCCATCCTTTGAGGACCACCAG acCCTGCTCTGGGCAGCCCATGAGGTGGAGCTGCAGCgacagaaggaggcagagaagctgGAGCGGCAGCTGGCCCCGCCCACCGCAGAGCAGGCTGCTACTCAG GAGTCCACTTTCCGGGAGATGTGCCAGGGGCTGCTGGAGGAGTCGGATGGGGAAGGGGAGCCAGAGCCGGGTGAGGGCCAGGACGAGGGGCCAAAGACTGGAGGAGACTCAGCCGCTGGAGCAGAGGCCTCACCCCCCGCTGTCCGCCTGGCCCCCTCGGAGAAGAAGACagagcagcagcggcggcgggaGAAGGCCGCCCGGATGCTG AGGGTACAGCAGGCCCAGGTGCGGGCTGCCCGGCTCCAGCACCAGGAGCTCTTCAGGCTGCGTGGGATCAAGGCCCAGGTGGCGCGGCGGCTGGCGGAGCTGGCGCGGCGGCGGGAGCGGCGGCAGGCGCGGCGGCTGGCGGAGGCGGATAAGCCCCGCAGGCTGGGGCGGCTGAA GTATCAGGACCCTGACATTGACGTGCAGCTCAGCGCTGAGCTGTCTGACTCACTGAGGACCCTGAAG CCCGAGGGCAGCGTCCTCCGCGACCGCTTCAAGAGCTTCCAGAGGAGAAACATGATCGAGCCAAGGGAGCGAGCCAA GTTCAAGCGCAAGTACAAAGTGAAGCTGGTGGAGAGGCGGGCGTTCCGCGAGGTCCA gtTATAG